CGGAAGACGGCGTCGTCTTCTACGACGCGGAGAACCCCCTCGCCTGGGTGGAGGCGACTCGACCGCTCGTGCTCGACGACCTCGCCTGATCGGCGGGCCGAGCGCGGAACGCGAATCCTTTTTTGACGTCGCCTCGTCCGACCGTGCGTGGACTTCGAGCCGAGCGAGCACGAACCGGACGAGTACGACCCCGAGGCCGAACTGCGCGACCCGGAGTCGGACACGATCACGATTCCCGAGGTGTCGACCGACGAGACGGACGTCTCCGGCGACCTCCTGACCGAGTTCTGGGCGCTGGTCCTCGTGGTCAACGCGGCCCTGCTCGCGACCTCGCTCGGCGCGCTGTTTCTCGTCTTCGAGGCCGACCTCTACACCGGCGGCGGCCTCCTCGCCGGCGGCCTCGTCCTGTTCGGCTTCGCGATCCGGCGGTACCGCTCGTTCGAGACGCCCGACGACGGCGAGAACGACGGTGACGCCGGGGGCGACTCGACCGAAACCCACTCGAACGACGAGCGCCAACCCCCGTCACCCGACGAGACGGGCTCCGACGGATGAAGACCGTACGAGACGACGACGGCAACCGGTACCTGCTGCTCAAACGCTCCGAGAGCGCGAGTCTCGTCCGCGACCCGCGGACGGGAAACCAGTGTTACGTCCGCAACGACCGCCTCGAGGCGGTCGACGGCGAGTCGCCCCTCGAAACCGCCGCCCGCGGCGTCGACGAACCGGTCCGGACGCTCCTCCGGTACGTCCACGACGACCGGACCCTCGGCCTGCTGATCGAACTGGCCGACCGCGGTCCGGCGCCCGTCCGCGACCTCCTCGGCGAGTACGACTTCTGTGAGAGCGACCTCCACGGCCGCGTCGCGACGCTCGTCGCCGCGGGACTGCTGGAGGAGGCCGACGTCGCCGGCGAGCGCGGCTACGGCGTCACCGACGACTGCCGG
The Salinilacihabitans rarus DNA segment above includes these coding regions:
- a CDS encoding DUF7322 domain-containing protein: MDFEPSEHEPDEYDPEAELRDPESDTITIPEVSTDETDVSGDLLTEFWALVLVVNAALLATSLGALFLVFEADLYTGGGLLAGGLVLFGFAIRRYRSFETPDDGENDGDAGGDSTETHSNDERQPPSPDETGSDG
- a CDS encoding DUF7346 family protein; amino-acid sequence: MKTVRDDDGNRYLLLKRSESASLVRDPRTGNQCYVRNDRLEAVDGESPLETAARGVDEPVRTLLRYVHDDRTLGLLIELADRGPAPVRDLLGEYDFCESDLHGRVATLVAAGLLEEADVAGERGYGVTDDCRRALDVVRPADDA